CAGACGCCGGACGCATCGCAGGTGAAGAGGACCATGGGAGCACCGGCGACGATGCTCCGGAGATCGGTGAGAGGGTCGTGAGCGCTGTCCTCGGAGCGCAGCTCCCTCAGCCGGGGGGGCCTGATCATCGTGACGTCCTCGGATCGGATTGCCCAGTCGCGTGCGAGGCTTCGGCGGGACCTTCATCAAGCCAGGGCCGGCGGGAGGCGGCAAGATGCATTTGCGTCCCCGGCGCGGCCACCTGTGCGAACTGTCAGCGCCGGCCGCCGTCACCCCGCGGCCGTCTCCAGGATGGCCTCGACCAGATGGTGGGCGTTGGCGCCCTTGACCACGTACCGGTCGGCCCCGGCGCTGAGGATCCGGGTCATCTGGGCACGGTCGTCGGCAGCCGAGTAGGCGACGATGCGGGTCTCCGGCGAGGCCGCGCGGATGCCGATGATGGCCTCCAGCCCGCCCCCGCGGGGGATCCGCACGTCGACGACCGCAACCCCCGGGTGATGCTCGCGGACCAGGCGCACCGCCGCCTCCGCGTCGCCGGCGACCCCCACCACCCGGAGGTCGGGATGCTCGCTCAGCATGTCGGCGAGCGCGTCCCGCACCGCGGCCTCGTCGTCGGCGATCACGACCGTCAGCGGCACAGCGGTCGGCCCGGCGCCCGCACCGGCGTCTCGGGACCGCGGTTCACCCGCAGCCAGTAGCCGCTCAGCTGGCGGACCACCTCCTCGAACCGCTCGAAGTCCACGGGCTTGACCACGTAGCTGTTGGCGCCCAGCTTGTACCCGCGGACCACCTCGCTCTCCTGACCCGCCGAGGTGAAGAGCACCACCGGGATGTGGCGCAGCCGCGCGTCGGTCTTCACCTCGGCGAGGACCTCGAGGCCGTCGACCCGCGGCAGCTTGATGTCGAGGAGGATCACCCTGGGGCAGGGCCGCCCGGCGCGGTCGGCGTGGCGGCCGGTGGCGCGCAGGTACTCCAGCGCCTCCTCGCCGTCGCGCACCGCCGCCACCGCGACCGGGCCACCGTGACTGCGGAGGCTGTGCAGCATCAGCTCCTCGTCGTCGGGGTTGTCCTCGACCAGCAGGACGTCGACGGCGTCGGTGGCGTCCACGCTCACGGCTTCTCCCCGCTGTCGCCGATGGTGAAGTAGAAGGTGGCTCCCATCCCGGGCTCGGCCTCGGCCCAGATCCGTCCGCCGTGCCGGTCGATGATGCGGTGCACGATGGCGAGACCGGCGCCGTTCCCGGTGAAGTCCGGTCCGTCGTGCAGCCGCTCGAAGAGACCGAAGAGCCGGTGCGCGTACCGCATGTCGAAGCCGATGCCGTTGTCGCGGACGAAGTACACCGGCGCCGCGCCATTCCCGCCGGCACGCCGCCAGCCCACCCGGACGACCGCGCGCTCACCCGGCCGGGTGAACTTCACCGCGTTGCCGATGAGGTTCTCGTAGACCTGGCCGAGGAGCACCGGGTCGGCCCGGCACCGCGGCATCTCGTCGACGCTGATGTCGACCGCGCCGTCGCCGCCGGCGCGCAGCTGCTCGGCGGCGGCCCGCGCCGCAGCCGCCGGGTCGACCGGCTGGAGGATCAGGCGCCGGCCGCCGAGGTGGGCGTGGTCGAGCAGGGCGTCGAT
The Candidatus Dormiibacterota bacterium DNA segment above includes these coding regions:
- a CDS encoding response regulator transcription factor; translation: MIADDEAAVRDALADMLSEHPDLRVVGVAGDAEAAVRLVREHHPGVAVVDVRIPRGGGLEAIIGIRAASPETRIVAYSAADDRAQMTRILSAGADRYVVKGANAHHLVEAILETAAG
- a CDS encoding response regulator, encoding MSVDATDAVDVLLVEDNPDDEELMLHSLRSHGGPVAVAAVRDGEEALEYLRATGRHADRAGRPCPRVILLDIKLPRVDGLEVLAEVKTDARLRHIPVVLFTSAGQESEVVRGYKLGANSYVVKPVDFERFEEVVRQLSGYWLRVNRGPETPVRAPGRPLCR